In the genome of Pseudorca crassidens isolate mPseCra1 chromosome 12, mPseCra1.hap1, whole genome shotgun sequence, one region contains:
- the TPCN1 gene encoding two pore channel protein 1 isoform X3, translating to MNYQEAAIYLQEGENNDKFFTHPKNAKALAAYLFAHNHLFYLMELSAALLLLLLSLCEAPAVPALRLGIYVHATLELFALMVVVFELCMKLRWLGLHTFIRHRRTMVKTSVLVVQFVEAIVVLVRQTSHVRVTRALRCIFLVDCRYCGGVRRNLRQIFQSLPPFMDILSLLLFFMIIFAILGFYLFSPNPSDPYFSTLENSIVSLFVLLTTANFPDVMMPSYSRNPWSCVFFIVYLSIELYFIMNLLLAVVFDTFNDIEKHKFKSLLLHKRTAIQHAYRLLISQRGPAGISYRQFEGLMRFYKPRMTAGERYLTFKALNQSNSPLLSLKDFQDIYEVAALKWKAKRNREHWFDELPRTAFLIFKGINILVKSKAFQYFMYLVVAVNGVWILVETFMLKGGNFFSKHVPWSYLVFLTIYGVELFLKVAGLGPVEYLSSGWNLFDFFVTAFAFLGLLALAFNMEPFYFIVVLRPLQLLRLFKLKKRYRNVLDTMFELLPRMASLGLTLLTFYYSFAIVGMEFFCGILYPNCCNTSTVADAYRWLNHTVDNRTVVEEGYYYLNNFDNILNSFVTLFELTVVNNWYIIMEGITSQTSHWSRLYFMTFYIVTMVVMTIIVAFILEAFVFRMNYSRKNRDSEVDGGITLEKEISKDELIAVLKLYQEAWGAASDITQLLKILSQMERYEQNTLVFLGRRSRTKSDLSLKMYQEEIQEWYEEHARKQEQQQRQLSGRVVPTTPQPPGSRQRSQTIT from the exons GAAGGTGAGAATAACGACAAGTTCTTCACCCACCCCAAGAATGCCAAAGCGCTGGCGGCCTACCTCTTTGCTCACAACCACCTCTTCTACCTGATGGAGCTGTCCGCAGccctgctcctgctgctgctgtccCTGTGCGAGGCTCCGGCCGTGCCCGCGCTCCGGCTGGGCATTTAC GTCCATGCGACCCTGGAGCTGTTTGCCCTGATGGTGGTCGTGTTTGAACTCTGCATGAAGTTGCGGTGGCTGGGCCTTCACACCTTCATCCGGCACAGACGGACCATGGTCAAG ACCTCTGTGCTGGTGGTGCAGTTCGTTGAGGCCATCGTGGTGTTGGTACGGCAGACGTCCCACGTGCGGGTGACCCGGGCGCTGCGCTGCATCTTCCTGGTGGACTGTCGGTACTGCGGTGGCGTCCGGCG CAACCTGCGCCAGATCTTCCAGTCCCTGCCACCCTTCATGGACATCCTCTCGCTGCTCCTCTTCTTCATGATCATTTTCGCCATCCTTG GTTTCTACTTGTTCTCCCCTAATCCTTCAGACCCC TACTTCAGCACCCTGGAGAACAGCATTGTCAGTCTGTTCGTCCTTCTGACCACCGCCAA CTTCCCAGATGTGATGATGCCCTCCTACTCCCGGAACCCCTGGTCCTGCGTCTTCTTCATCGTGTACCTCTCCATCGAGCTGTACTTCATCATGAACCTG CTTCTGGCCGTGGTATTTGACACCTTCAATGACATCGAGAAACACAAGTTCAAGTCTTTGCTGCTACACAAGCGAACCGCCATCCAGCACGCCTACCGCCTGCTCATCAGCCAACGG ggGCCTGCCGGCATCTCCTACAGGCAGTTTGAAGGCCTCATGCGCTTCTACAAGCCCCGGATGACTGCCGGGGAGCGCTATCTCACGTTCAAGGCCCTGAATCAGAGCAACTCGCCTCTGCTCAG CCTGAAGGACTTTCAAGACATCTACGAAGTTGCCGCCTTGAAGTGGAAG GCAAAGAGAAATAGAGAGCACTGGTTTGATGAGCTTCCCAGGACAGCATTCCTCATCTTCAAAG GAATTAATATCCTTGTGAAGTCCAAGGCCTTCCAGTATTTCATGT ACTTGGTGGTGGCAGTCAACGGGGTCTGGATCCTTGTGGAGACCTTCATGCTGAAAG GTGGGAACTTCTTCTCCAAGCATGTGCCCTGGAGTTACCTCGTCTTTCTGACCA TTTACGGGGTGGAGCTGTTCCTGAAAGTAGCCGGCCTCGGCCCCGTTGAGTACTTGTCCTCCGGATGGAATCT gttCGACTTCTTCGTCACAGCATTCGCCTTCCTGGGACTGCTGGCTCTGGCCTTCAACATGGAGCCTTTTTATTTCATAGTGGTCCTGCGTCCCCTCCAGCTGCTGAG GTTGTTTAAACTGAAGAAGCGTTACCGCAACGTGCTGGACACCATGTTTGAACTGCTGCCCCGGATGGCCAG CCTGGGCCTCACCCTGCTCACCTTCTACTACTCCTTCGCCATCGTGGGCATGGAATTCTTCTGTGGGATCCTCTACCCTAACTGCTGCAA TACGAGCACAGTGGCAGACGCCTACCGCTGGCTCAATCACACCGTGGACAACAGGACCGTGGTGGAGGAAGGCTATTACTATCTCAACAATTTTGACAACATCCTGAACAGCTTCG TGACCTTGTTTGAGCTCACAGTTGTCAACAACTGGTACATCATCATG GAAGGCATCACCTCGCAGACCTCCCACTGGAGCCGCCTCTACTTCATGACCTTCTACATCGTGACCATG GTGGTGATGACTATCATTGTCGCCTTCATTCTCGAAGCCTTCGTCTTCCGCATGAACTACAGCCGCAAGAACCGGGACTCAGAAG TTGACGGCGGTATCACCCTTGAGAAGGAAATCTCCAAAGATGAGCTGATTGCTGTCCTGAAGCTCTaccaggaggcctggggagccGCCTCTGACATCACCCAGTTGCTCAAGATCCTCTCCCAGATGGAGAGATACGAG CAAAATACCTTGGTGTTTCTGGGACGGAGATCGAGGACCAAAAGCGATCTGAGCCTAAAGATGTACCAAGAGGAGATTCAG
- the TPCN1 gene encoding two pore channel protein 1 isoform X5 produces the protein MELSAALLLLLLSLCEAPAVPALRLGIYVHATLELFALMVVVFELCMKLRWLGLHTFIRHRRTMVKTSVLVVQFVEAIVVLVRQTSHVRVTRALRCIFLVDCRYCGGVRRNLRQIFQSLPPFMDILSLLLFFMIIFAILGFYLFSPNPSDPYFSTLENSIVSLFVLLTTANFPDVMMPSYSRNPWSCVFFIVYLSIELYFIMNLLLAVVFDTFNDIEKHKFKSLLLHKRTAIQHAYRLLISQRGPAGISYRQFEGLMRFYKPRMTAGERYLTFKALNQSNSPLLSLKDFQDIYEVAALKWKAKRNREHWFDELPRTAFLIFKGINILVKSKAFQYFMYLVVAVNGVWILVETFMLKGGNFFSKHVPWSYLVFLTIYGVELFLKVAGLGPVEYLSSGWNLFDFFVTAFAFLGLLALAFNMEPFYFIVVLRPLQLLRLFKLKKRYRNVLDTMFELLPRMASLGLTLLTFYYSFAIVGMEFFCGILYPNCCNTSTVADAYRWLNHTVDNRTVVEEGYYYLNNFDNILNSFVTLFELTVVNNWYIIMEGITSQTSHWSRLYFMTFYIVTMVVMTIIVAFILEAFVFRMNYSRKNRDSEVDGGITLEKEISKDELIAVLKLYQEAWGAASDITQLLKILSQMERYEQNTLVFLGRRSRTKSDLSLKMYQEEIQEWYEEHARKQEQQQRQLSGRVVPTTPQPPGSRQRSQTIT, from the exons ATGGAGCTGTCCGCAGccctgctcctgctgctgctgtccCTGTGCGAGGCTCCGGCCGTGCCCGCGCTCCGGCTGGGCATTTAC GTCCATGCGACCCTGGAGCTGTTTGCCCTGATGGTGGTCGTGTTTGAACTCTGCATGAAGTTGCGGTGGCTGGGCCTTCACACCTTCATCCGGCACAGACGGACCATGGTCAAG ACCTCTGTGCTGGTGGTGCAGTTCGTTGAGGCCATCGTGGTGTTGGTACGGCAGACGTCCCACGTGCGGGTGACCCGGGCGCTGCGCTGCATCTTCCTGGTGGACTGTCGGTACTGCGGTGGCGTCCGGCG CAACCTGCGCCAGATCTTCCAGTCCCTGCCACCCTTCATGGACATCCTCTCGCTGCTCCTCTTCTTCATGATCATTTTCGCCATCCTTG GTTTCTACTTGTTCTCCCCTAATCCTTCAGACCCC TACTTCAGCACCCTGGAGAACAGCATTGTCAGTCTGTTCGTCCTTCTGACCACCGCCAA CTTCCCAGATGTGATGATGCCCTCCTACTCCCGGAACCCCTGGTCCTGCGTCTTCTTCATCGTGTACCTCTCCATCGAGCTGTACTTCATCATGAACCTG CTTCTGGCCGTGGTATTTGACACCTTCAATGACATCGAGAAACACAAGTTCAAGTCTTTGCTGCTACACAAGCGAACCGCCATCCAGCACGCCTACCGCCTGCTCATCAGCCAACGG ggGCCTGCCGGCATCTCCTACAGGCAGTTTGAAGGCCTCATGCGCTTCTACAAGCCCCGGATGACTGCCGGGGAGCGCTATCTCACGTTCAAGGCCCTGAATCAGAGCAACTCGCCTCTGCTCAG CCTGAAGGACTTTCAAGACATCTACGAAGTTGCCGCCTTGAAGTGGAAG GCAAAGAGAAATAGAGAGCACTGGTTTGATGAGCTTCCCAGGACAGCATTCCTCATCTTCAAAG GAATTAATATCCTTGTGAAGTCCAAGGCCTTCCAGTATTTCATGT ACTTGGTGGTGGCAGTCAACGGGGTCTGGATCCTTGTGGAGACCTTCATGCTGAAAG GTGGGAACTTCTTCTCCAAGCATGTGCCCTGGAGTTACCTCGTCTTTCTGACCA TTTACGGGGTGGAGCTGTTCCTGAAAGTAGCCGGCCTCGGCCCCGTTGAGTACTTGTCCTCCGGATGGAATCT gttCGACTTCTTCGTCACAGCATTCGCCTTCCTGGGACTGCTGGCTCTGGCCTTCAACATGGAGCCTTTTTATTTCATAGTGGTCCTGCGTCCCCTCCAGCTGCTGAG GTTGTTTAAACTGAAGAAGCGTTACCGCAACGTGCTGGACACCATGTTTGAACTGCTGCCCCGGATGGCCAG CCTGGGCCTCACCCTGCTCACCTTCTACTACTCCTTCGCCATCGTGGGCATGGAATTCTTCTGTGGGATCCTCTACCCTAACTGCTGCAA TACGAGCACAGTGGCAGACGCCTACCGCTGGCTCAATCACACCGTGGACAACAGGACCGTGGTGGAGGAAGGCTATTACTATCTCAACAATTTTGACAACATCCTGAACAGCTTCG TGACCTTGTTTGAGCTCACAGTTGTCAACAACTGGTACATCATCATG GAAGGCATCACCTCGCAGACCTCCCACTGGAGCCGCCTCTACTTCATGACCTTCTACATCGTGACCATG GTGGTGATGACTATCATTGTCGCCTTCATTCTCGAAGCCTTCGTCTTCCGCATGAACTACAGCCGCAAGAACCGGGACTCAGAAG TTGACGGCGGTATCACCCTTGAGAAGGAAATCTCCAAAGATGAGCTGATTGCTGTCCTGAAGCTCTaccaggaggcctggggagccGCCTCTGACATCACCCAGTTGCTCAAGATCCTCTCCCAGATGGAGAGATACGAG CAAAATACCTTGGTGTTTCTGGGACGGAGATCGAGGACCAAAAGCGATCTGAGCCTAAAGATGTACCAAGAGGAGATTCAG
- the TPCN1 gene encoding two pore channel protein 1 isoform X4: MCDQEGENNDKFFTHPKNAKALAAYLFAHNHLFYLMELSAALLLLLLSLCEAPAVPALRLGIYVHATLELFALMVVVFELCMKLRWLGLHTFIRHRRTMVKTSVLVVQFVEAIVVLVRQTSHVRVTRALRCIFLVDCRYCGGVRRNLRQIFQSLPPFMDILSLLLFFMIIFAILGFYLFSPNPSDPYFSTLENSIVSLFVLLTTANFPDVMMPSYSRNPWSCVFFIVYLSIELYFIMNLLLAVVFDTFNDIEKHKFKSLLLHKRTAIQHAYRLLISQRGPAGISYRQFEGLMRFYKPRMTAGERYLTFKALNQSNSPLLSLKDFQDIYEVAALKWKAKRNREHWFDELPRTAFLIFKGINILVKSKAFQYFMYLVVAVNGVWILVETFMLKGGNFFSKHVPWSYLVFLTIYGVELFLKVAGLGPVEYLSSGWNLFDFFVTAFAFLGLLALAFNMEPFYFIVVLRPLQLLRLFKLKKRYRNVLDTMFELLPRMASLGLTLLTFYYSFAIVGMEFFCGILYPNCCNTSTVADAYRWLNHTVDNRTVVEEGYYYLNNFDNILNSFVTLFELTVVNNWYIIMEGITSQTSHWSRLYFMTFYIVTMVVMTIIVAFILEAFVFRMNYSRKNRDSEVDGGITLEKEISKDELIAVLKLYQEAWGAASDITQLLKILSQMERYEQNTLVFLGRRSRTKSDLSLKMYQEEIQEWYEEHARKQEQQQRQLSGRVVPTTPQPPGSRQRSQTIT; this comes from the exons GAAGGTGAGAATAACGACAAGTTCTTCACCCACCCCAAGAATGCCAAAGCGCTGGCGGCCTACCTCTTTGCTCACAACCACCTCTTCTACCTGATGGAGCTGTCCGCAGccctgctcctgctgctgctgtccCTGTGCGAGGCTCCGGCCGTGCCCGCGCTCCGGCTGGGCATTTAC GTCCATGCGACCCTGGAGCTGTTTGCCCTGATGGTGGTCGTGTTTGAACTCTGCATGAAGTTGCGGTGGCTGGGCCTTCACACCTTCATCCGGCACAGACGGACCATGGTCAAG ACCTCTGTGCTGGTGGTGCAGTTCGTTGAGGCCATCGTGGTGTTGGTACGGCAGACGTCCCACGTGCGGGTGACCCGGGCGCTGCGCTGCATCTTCCTGGTGGACTGTCGGTACTGCGGTGGCGTCCGGCG CAACCTGCGCCAGATCTTCCAGTCCCTGCCACCCTTCATGGACATCCTCTCGCTGCTCCTCTTCTTCATGATCATTTTCGCCATCCTTG GTTTCTACTTGTTCTCCCCTAATCCTTCAGACCCC TACTTCAGCACCCTGGAGAACAGCATTGTCAGTCTGTTCGTCCTTCTGACCACCGCCAA CTTCCCAGATGTGATGATGCCCTCCTACTCCCGGAACCCCTGGTCCTGCGTCTTCTTCATCGTGTACCTCTCCATCGAGCTGTACTTCATCATGAACCTG CTTCTGGCCGTGGTATTTGACACCTTCAATGACATCGAGAAACACAAGTTCAAGTCTTTGCTGCTACACAAGCGAACCGCCATCCAGCACGCCTACCGCCTGCTCATCAGCCAACGG ggGCCTGCCGGCATCTCCTACAGGCAGTTTGAAGGCCTCATGCGCTTCTACAAGCCCCGGATGACTGCCGGGGAGCGCTATCTCACGTTCAAGGCCCTGAATCAGAGCAACTCGCCTCTGCTCAG CCTGAAGGACTTTCAAGACATCTACGAAGTTGCCGCCTTGAAGTGGAAG GCAAAGAGAAATAGAGAGCACTGGTTTGATGAGCTTCCCAGGACAGCATTCCTCATCTTCAAAG GAATTAATATCCTTGTGAAGTCCAAGGCCTTCCAGTATTTCATGT ACTTGGTGGTGGCAGTCAACGGGGTCTGGATCCTTGTGGAGACCTTCATGCTGAAAG GTGGGAACTTCTTCTCCAAGCATGTGCCCTGGAGTTACCTCGTCTTTCTGACCA TTTACGGGGTGGAGCTGTTCCTGAAAGTAGCCGGCCTCGGCCCCGTTGAGTACTTGTCCTCCGGATGGAATCT gttCGACTTCTTCGTCACAGCATTCGCCTTCCTGGGACTGCTGGCTCTGGCCTTCAACATGGAGCCTTTTTATTTCATAGTGGTCCTGCGTCCCCTCCAGCTGCTGAG GTTGTTTAAACTGAAGAAGCGTTACCGCAACGTGCTGGACACCATGTTTGAACTGCTGCCCCGGATGGCCAG CCTGGGCCTCACCCTGCTCACCTTCTACTACTCCTTCGCCATCGTGGGCATGGAATTCTTCTGTGGGATCCTCTACCCTAACTGCTGCAA TACGAGCACAGTGGCAGACGCCTACCGCTGGCTCAATCACACCGTGGACAACAGGACCGTGGTGGAGGAAGGCTATTACTATCTCAACAATTTTGACAACATCCTGAACAGCTTCG TGACCTTGTTTGAGCTCACAGTTGTCAACAACTGGTACATCATCATG GAAGGCATCACCTCGCAGACCTCCCACTGGAGCCGCCTCTACTTCATGACCTTCTACATCGTGACCATG GTGGTGATGACTATCATTGTCGCCTTCATTCTCGAAGCCTTCGTCTTCCGCATGAACTACAGCCGCAAGAACCGGGACTCAGAAG TTGACGGCGGTATCACCCTTGAGAAGGAAATCTCCAAAGATGAGCTGATTGCTGTCCTGAAGCTCTaccaggaggcctggggagccGCCTCTGACATCACCCAGTTGCTCAAGATCCTCTCCCAGATGGAGAGATACGAG CAAAATACCTTGGTGTTTCTGGGACGGAGATCGAGGACCAAAAGCGATCTGAGCCTAAAGATGTACCAAGAGGAGATTCAG